Proteins found in one Rahnella aquatilis CIP 78.65 = ATCC 33071 genomic segment:
- a CDS encoding MFS transporter, whose translation MNHKTQGSTPAIQRDVQQAPPAWMAVFSLTMGVFGLLTAEYLPASLLTPMASDLQVTEALAGQAVTVTAVIALFAGLLVPGLTRKLDRRTVLLSFTVLMIASNLLVALSSSLVVLLAMRILLGVALGGFWSMAAAVAMRLVPEKFVPRALSVIFSGIAVGTVVSVPLGSFLGELYGWRSAFIAAALVGGVTLAFQWFTLPRMAPRQVTHTESVLTLLRRPGIATGMFGCVLAHTGQYALFTYIRPSLESVSHVDAGGLALLLLGFGVANFAGTLLAGWVMTYSLRLTLIVMPCLVGIAALGMILLPVQITGLTLLVLLWGLAFGGVPVAWSNWVTRSVPDQAESAGGMVVAAVQSSIAAGAALGGVMFGLGGISGVFITAGIVMLSAALIIALCVRVGLPGYGAETASLQQG comes from the coding sequence ATGAATCATAAAACACAGGGCTCAACGCCCGCGATCCAACGAGATGTGCAACAGGCTCCGCCGGCGTGGATGGCCGTCTTCTCCCTCACCATGGGCGTGTTCGGCTTGCTCACGGCGGAATACCTGCCAGCCAGCCTGTTAACCCCCATGGCCTCAGACCTGCAGGTGACGGAAGCCTTAGCGGGTCAGGCGGTGACGGTCACCGCTGTTATCGCGCTGTTTGCCGGGCTGCTGGTCCCGGGCCTGACACGTAAGCTTGACCGCAGAACCGTTCTGTTAAGTTTTACCGTGCTGATGATCGCCTCAAACCTGCTGGTCGCCCTTTCCTCAAGCCTTGTCGTGTTGCTGGCAATGCGGATCCTTCTTGGCGTCGCGCTGGGCGGATTCTGGAGTATGGCCGCGGCGGTGGCGATGCGGCTGGTTCCGGAGAAATTCGTACCGAGAGCCCTGTCGGTTATCTTCAGTGGTATCGCCGTGGGAACCGTCGTTTCGGTGCCGCTGGGAAGTTTTCTCGGCGAACTCTATGGCTGGCGCAGCGCGTTCATTGCCGCGGCTCTGGTGGGAGGCGTCACGCTTGCTTTTCAGTGGTTCACATTACCGCGCATGGCGCCCCGTCAGGTTACGCATACAGAATCCGTCTTAACCTTACTGCGCCGTCCCGGCATTGCAACGGGGATGTTCGGTTGCGTGCTGGCACATACCGGGCAGTATGCCCTGTTTACGTATATTCGCCCTTCTCTGGAAAGCGTGAGTCATGTAGATGCGGGCGGACTGGCCCTGCTCTTGCTCGGATTCGGTGTGGCCAATTTTGCAGGCACATTGCTGGCGGGCTGGGTAATGACTTACAGCCTTCGTCTGACGCTCATTGTGATGCCTTGCCTGGTGGGCATCGCGGCATTGGGAATGATATTACTGCCCGTTCAGATAACCGGACTCACTCTGCTGGTTTTGCTGTGGGGGCTGGCATTCGGCGGTGTGCCCGTCGCCTGGTCAAACTGGGTAACCCGCTCAGTGCCCGATCAGGCTGAGAGCGCAGGAGGCATGGTAGTGGCTGCCGTGCAATCTTCTATCGCGGCCGGTGCGGCACTGGGAGGTGTCATGTTCGGACTGGGGGGGATTTCCGGAGTATTTATTACGGCGGGTATTGTGATGTTAAGTGCCGCGCTGATCATTGCCTTGTGCGTCAGGGTCGGTCTGCCCGGATACGGAGCAGAAACCGCGTCCCTTCAGCAAGGATAA
- a CDS encoding cytochrome ubiquinol oxidase subunit I, translating into MFGLDAFHLARIQFAFTVSFHIIFPAITIGLASFLAVLEGMWLKTGNRSYRDLYHFWSKIFAVNFGMGVVSGLVMAYQFGTNWSGFSQFAGGITGPLLTYEVLTAFFLEAGFLGVMLFGWNRVGPGLHFFATCMVALGTLISTFWILASNSWMHTPQGYEIVNGVVVPTDWFKVIFNPSFPYRLFHMSIAAFLASAFFVGASGAWHLLRGNDTPAVRTMFSMALWMALIVAPIQAMVGDAHGLNTLEHQPAKIAAIEGHWENPPGEATPLILFGMPDMEQERTKYALEIPYLGSLILTHSLQKQVPALKSFPKEDRPFSPVIFWSFRIMVALGLLMITAGVLGAWLRYKKRLYQSRPFLWFTLLMGPSGLIALLAGWFTTEIGRQPWVVYGVQRTRDAVSAHGEMHMSLSLLAFLLVYSSVFGIGYVYLMRLIKKGPVTGEGDEVSHGGPGKKSTPARPLSAAHEGLSNPEGSKKYD; encoded by the coding sequence ATGTTTGGATTAGATGCTTTTCACCTGGCAAGAATACAATTCGCATTCACCGTTTCTTTTCACATCATATTTCCTGCCATTACGATCGGGCTGGCAAGTTTTCTTGCGGTGCTTGAAGGGATGTGGCTGAAAACCGGCAACCGCAGTTATCGGGATCTGTATCATTTCTGGTCCAAAATTTTTGCGGTTAACTTTGGCATGGGGGTCGTGTCAGGTCTGGTGATGGCCTATCAGTTCGGCACCAACTGGAGCGGGTTCTCGCAATTTGCCGGCGGTATTACCGGCCCTTTACTGACTTATGAAGTGCTGACCGCGTTCTTCCTGGAAGCGGGTTTTCTCGGCGTCATGCTGTTTGGCTGGAACCGGGTCGGTCCGGGCCTGCACTTCTTTGCGACCTGCATGGTGGCGCTGGGAACGCTTATCTCCACCTTTTGGATCCTGGCGTCGAACAGCTGGATGCATACCCCGCAGGGCTATGAAATTGTGAACGGCGTCGTGGTGCCGACGGACTGGTTTAAGGTCATTTTTAATCCCTCGTTTCCTTACCGGCTGTTCCATATGTCCATCGCGGCTTTCCTCGCCAGTGCGTTCTTTGTGGGGGCTTCCGGTGCCTGGCATCTGCTTCGCGGCAACGATACGCCAGCGGTTCGGACAATGTTTTCCATGGCGTTATGGATGGCATTGATCGTCGCCCCCATACAGGCCATGGTCGGCGACGCTCACGGCCTGAATACCCTGGAACATCAGCCTGCGAAAATTGCGGCAATAGAAGGCCACTGGGAAAACCCGCCCGGAGAAGCCACACCGTTAATTCTTTTCGGTATGCCGGATATGGAACAGGAACGCACGAAGTATGCGCTGGAGATCCCGTATCTTGGCAGCCTGATCCTGACGCACAGTTTGCAGAAACAAGTGCCTGCGCTGAAGAGTTTCCCGAAAGAAGATCGTCCTTTCTCACCGGTGATTTTCTGGTCTTTCCGCATCATGGTCGCGCTCGGTCTGCTGATGATCACGGCAGGCGTGCTGGGTGCCTGGCTGCGTTATAAAAAGCGGCTTTATCAGTCCCGCCCGTTCCTGTGGTTTACGCTGCTGATGGGGCCTTCCGGTCTGATTGCCCTGCTGGCGGGCTGGTTTACCACAGAAATTGGCCGTCAGCCGTGGGTGGTTTATGGCGTTCAGCGCACCCGTGATGCTGTCTCCGCACACGGTGAAATGCACATGAGCCTCAGCCTGTTAGCTTTCCTGCTGGTTTATTCATCCGTCTTTGGTATCGGATACGTCTATCTTATGCGCCTGATTAAGAAAGGGCCGGTGACCGGTGAAGGCGATGAGGTTTCGCATGGCGGACCCGGTAAGAAAAGCACACCCGCACGTCCGCTGTCTGCTGCGCACGAAGGGCTGAGCAATCCTGAGGGAAGTAAAAAATATGATTGA
- the cydB gene encoding cytochrome d ubiquinol oxidase subunit II: protein MIDYTIIWFGIIVFANLMYIVMDGFDLGIGILFPFNKDKTERDMMVNTVAPVWDGNETWLVLGGAALYGAFPLAYSVIADALTIPLTLMLFGLIFRGVAFEFRFKATEKHRPFWDKSFITGSVVATFSQGVAVGAVLNGFEVTGRTFTGSALSWLAPFPLFCGVGLVVAYALLGCTWLIMKTENSLHQKMCRLAKPLVITLLVIMGIISIWTPLTHADIAHRWFSMPNLIAFLPVPVLVLASTWGILRAIKSNAHYMPFLLTLALVFLGFSGLGISIWPNIIPPAISIWDAASSQKSLAFMLVGAALIIPVILIYTFWSYYVFRGKIKENEGYH, encoded by the coding sequence ATGATTGATTACACTATTATATGGTTTGGAATTATCGTATTTGCGAACCTGATGTACATCGTGATGGATGGCTTTGATCTGGGTATCGGTATTTTATTCCCGTTCAATAAAGATAAAACCGAACGCGACATGATGGTCAACACCGTTGCGCCGGTGTGGGACGGTAATGAAACCTGGCTGGTGCTGGGCGGTGCGGCCTTATACGGCGCTTTCCCGCTGGCCTATTCGGTTATCGCCGACGCACTCACCATCCCGTTAACCCTGATGCTTTTCGGTCTGATTTTTCGCGGCGTAGCGTTTGAATTTCGTTTCAAAGCCACCGAGAAGCACCGGCCGTTTTGGGACAAATCTTTCATTACCGGCTCTGTTGTGGCCACCTTCAGTCAGGGTGTGGCTGTCGGCGCGGTACTCAATGGTTTTGAGGTGACGGGCAGAACGTTTACCGGCTCCGCATTAAGCTGGCTGGCTCCCTTCCCCCTTTTCTGTGGCGTTGGCCTGGTGGTCGCCTACGCGCTGCTCGGCTGTACCTGGCTAATCATGAAAACCGAAAATTCCCTGCATCAGAAGATGTGCAGACTCGCTAAACCTCTGGTCATCACACTGCTGGTGATCATGGGTATTATCAGCATCTGGACACCGCTGACGCATGCCGATATCGCGCATCGCTGGTTCAGCATGCCGAATCTGATCGCATTTCTGCCGGTGCCGGTTCTGGTCTTAGCCAGTACCTGGGGAATTTTGCGGGCAATAAAAAGCAACGCACATTATATGCCGTTCCTGCTGACCCTCGCGCTTGTTTTCCTCGGGTTTTCGGGGCTCGGGATCAGTATCTGGCCGAATATTATTCCTCCGGCAATCTCGATTTGGGATGCGGCATCATCGCAAAAAAGCCTGGCGTTTATGCTGGTTGGCGCGGCGTTGATTATTCCCGTTATCCTGATTTATACCTTCTGGAGTTATTACGTGTTCCGCGGGAAAATCAAGGAAAACGAGGGTTACCATTGA
- a CDS encoding DUF2474 domain-containing protein, translating into MKSLTVNSKKPFWKRVVWLIIIYTLSVLSLAVVAFLFRMMMTAAGMKSH; encoded by the coding sequence ATGAAGAGTCTGACCGTTAATAGTAAGAAGCCATTCTGGAAACGCGTTGTCTGGCTGATAATCATTTATACGTTAAGCGTTTTGTCACTGGCTGTGGTGGCATTCTTATTCAGAATGATGATGACGGCCGCCGGAATGAAATCACATTGA
- a CDS encoding FadR/GntR family transcriptional regulator, with protein MPIKKLENPRIYRQIADQLKTLIDNKEFPPGSRLPSERELASQLQVSRASVREALIALEVIGLVDVRVGNGVIVRQPPAVPLTPSQEPVMSQAGRNQWTDVDDELNIALDFTAELPPFSLLQTRRLIEPETAALAARNATDAELAAIRQAYEQNCRDNRNGSATHPGDRLFHIRIAQASGNPAYAFIIAHLLGHRYGTMFRSLQLHYTPQDMPHRSEIEHLEILTALEARDSRAAKKAMKEHLDAVIKIFGQG; from the coding sequence ATGCCGATAAAAAAATTAGAAAATCCCAGAATATACAGGCAGATAGCTGATCAGCTTAAGACGTTAATAGATAACAAAGAATTTCCGCCCGGCAGCCGTCTGCCGTCCGAACGTGAACTGGCGAGTCAGTTGCAGGTCAGCCGCGCCTCGGTGCGGGAGGCGCTGATTGCGCTGGAAGTGATCGGGCTGGTGGATGTGAGGGTGGGAAACGGCGTGATTGTCCGTCAGCCCCCGGCCGTTCCGCTGACGCCTTCGCAGGAACCGGTAATGTCGCAGGCGGGGCGCAATCAGTGGACGGACGTGGATGACGAGCTGAATATCGCGCTGGATTTTACCGCTGAACTGCCACCGTTTTCGCTGTTGCAAACCCGCCGTCTGATTGAACCTGAAACAGCCGCACTGGCGGCAAGAAACGCCACTGATGCGGAACTTGCGGCGATCAGGCAGGCATATGAACAAAACTGTCGTGATAACCGCAATGGCTCGGCAACCCACCCCGGCGACCGTTTATTCCATATCCGTATCGCGCAGGCCAGCGGAAATCCGGCTTACGCTTTTATCATCGCCCACCTGCTCGGCCACCGTTATGGCACCATGTTCCGCAGCCTGCAATTACACTACACGCCGCAGGACATGCCGCACCGTTCTGAGATCGAACACCTTGAGATCCTGACCGCGCTTGAAGCCCGTGACAGTCGTGCAGCGAAGAAAGCTATGAAAGAACATCTGGATGCGGTGATTAAGATTTTCGGGCAAGGGTAA
- a CDS encoding SDR family oxidoreductase — MNLAGKKVLITAAGQGIGFNTATLFALEGAEVIATDINIEALHNIPGITPRLLDVTDPQAIAALAEETGALDVLFNCAGVVHSGDILTCTEREWQFALDLNVTAMFRMIRAFLPAMLERNSGSVINMSSVASSIKGVPNRFAYSASKAAVIGLTRSVAADYVTRGIRCNAICPGTVESPSLRQRIAAQAKAEGRSEAEVYAAFVSRQPIGRIGKTEEIAQLALYLASDASSYTTGTVQIIDGGWSN, encoded by the coding sequence ATGAACCTGGCAGGGAAAAAAGTTCTGATCACCGCCGCCGGACAAGGCATCGGTTTCAACACCGCCACGCTGTTTGCCCTTGAAGGTGCAGAGGTGATTGCCACCGACATCAACATTGAGGCGTTACACAATATTCCGGGCATCACCCCGCGCCTGCTTGATGTCACCGACCCGCAGGCCATTGCCGCGCTGGCAGAAGAAACCGGCGCGCTCGACGTGCTGTTCAACTGCGCCGGCGTAGTACACAGCGGTGATATCCTGACCTGCACCGAACGGGAATGGCAGTTCGCGCTCGATCTCAACGTCACCGCGATGTTCCGTATGATCCGCGCTTTTCTGCCCGCCATGCTTGAGCGCAACAGCGGCTCGGTGATCAACATGTCGTCGGTCGCCTCAAGCATCAAAGGTGTGCCGAACCGTTTTGCTTACAGCGCCTCAAAAGCGGCCGTGATTGGCCTGACCCGCTCTGTTGCCGCAGATTACGTCACCCGCGGCATTCGCTGTAATGCGATTTGTCCGGGCACGGTGGAATCGCCGTCCCTGCGCCAGCGCATCGCGGCACAGGCAAAAGCCGAAGGCCGCAGCGAAGCCGAGGTGTACGCGGCGTTTGTTTCCCGCCAGCCGATCGGGCGCATCGGTAAAACCGAAGAAATCGCCCAACTGGCGCTCTATCTGGCCTCTGACGCCAGTTCATACACTACCGGCACGGTACAAATTATTGACGGCGGCTGGAGCAACTGA
- a CDS encoding ureidoglycolate lyase → MKLLRYGNPGSERPGLLDDHGKLRDLSAHVADISGEFLQSETLDKLRQLDPQNLPLVSGEPRLGPCVGKVGKFICIGLNYADHAAETGAEIPKEPVVFSKWTSAIVGPNDDVEIPRDSVKTDWEVELGVVIGTGGRYISEADALSHVAGYCVINDVSEREFQIERGGTWDKGKGCDTFGPTGPWLVTADEIPDPHQLNLWLEVDGKRYQNGNTRTMIFRIPEIISYLSRFMSLQPGDIISTGTPPGVGLGQKPPVYLKAGQVMRLGIEGLGEQRQKTVQA, encoded by the coding sequence ATGAAATTATTACGTTACGGCAACCCAGGTTCTGAGCGCCCCGGCCTGCTGGATGACCACGGCAAATTGCGGGATCTCAGCGCGCATGTCGCCGATATCAGCGGCGAATTTTTGCAATCTGAAACGCTGGATAAACTGCGCCAGCTCGATCCGCAAAACCTGCCACTGGTCAGCGGTGAACCCCGTCTGGGCCCCTGTGTCGGCAAGGTAGGGAAATTCATCTGTATCGGCCTGAATTACGCCGACCACGCGGCTGAAACCGGCGCGGAGATCCCGAAAGAACCGGTGGTTTTCAGCAAATGGACCAGCGCGATTGTCGGCCCCAATGACGATGTGGAAATCCCACGGGACTCGGTAAAAACCGACTGGGAAGTGGAACTCGGTGTCGTGATCGGCACCGGCGGGCGTTATATCAGCGAGGCCGATGCGCTGTCGCATGTCGCCGGTTACTGCGTGATCAACGATGTGTCCGAGCGTGAATTTCAGATTGAACGCGGCGGCACCTGGGACAAAGGCAAAGGCTGTGACACCTTCGGCCCGACCGGTCCGTGGCTGGTGACGGCGGATGAAATCCCTGACCCGCACCAGTTAAATCTGTGGCTGGAAGTTGACGGCAAGCGCTATCAGAACGGCAACACACGCACCATGATTTTCCGGATCCCCGAAATCATCAGTTATCTCAGCCGCTTCATGAGCCTGCAACCCGGTGACATCATTTCTACCGGCACACCGCCGGGCGTCGGACTGGGGCAAAAACCGCCGGTGTACCTGAAAGCCGGTCAGGTCATGCGCCTCGGGATTGAAGGTTTGGGTGAGCAGCGTCAGAAGACAGTGCAGGCATAA
- a CDS encoding L-fuconate dehydratase, giving the protein MTTITALRVEDVRFPTSLALDGSDAMNPDPDYSAAYVILDTDNPALKGHGLTFTIGRGNEICCVAIKALEHLIVGRELAAIIADMGQFWRDFTSDSQLRWIGPDKGAIHLATGAVVNAVWDLWSKAAGKPLWQLVADMSPEELVRCIDFRYITDCITPQEALALLRQRADNKAQRREKLLAEGYPCYTTSAGWLGYPDDKLRRLCQEAVNAGFDYLKLKVGRDLEDDIRRVRIAREVIGPDRKLMIDANQVWETDEAIPWVNALAFAKPWFIEEPTSPDDIEGHRKIRQGVAPVKVATGEMCQNRIMFKQFIMREAIDVVQIDACRMGGVNEVLAVMLMAAKYNLPVCPHAGGVGLCEYVQHLSMIDYLCIAGTHEGRVIEYVDHLHEHFVHPCDIRGAAYMPPQAPGFSIEMHQASVERYRHHT; this is encoded by the coding sequence ATGACAACGATTACGGCTTTACGTGTTGAAGATGTGCGCTTCCCGACCTCGCTGGCGCTCGATGGCTCGGATGCCATGAACCCGGATCCGGATTATTCCGCCGCGTATGTGATTTTAGACACTGACAATCCGGCGCTGAAAGGCCACGGACTGACCTTCACCATCGGGCGCGGCAACGAAATCTGCTGCGTGGCGATCAAGGCGCTGGAACACCTGATTGTGGGACGCGAACTGGCGGCCATTATCGCCGATATGGGTCAGTTCTGGCGCGATTTTACCAGTGACAGTCAGTTGCGCTGGATTGGCCCTGACAAAGGCGCAATCCACCTCGCGACCGGCGCGGTAGTTAACGCGGTGTGGGATTTGTGGAGCAAAGCCGCCGGTAAACCCCTGTGGCAACTGGTGGCTGACATGTCACCGGAAGAGCTGGTGCGCTGCATCGATTTTCGCTACATCACCGACTGCATTACGCCACAGGAGGCGCTGGCCTTATTGCGGCAACGCGCTGACAACAAGGCGCAACGCAGAGAGAAACTGCTGGCTGAAGGTTACCCGTGCTACACCACGTCAGCAGGCTGGCTGGGCTATCCCGATGACAAACTGCGCCGTTTATGCCAGGAAGCGGTCAACGCCGGTTTCGATTATCTGAAACTGAAAGTCGGGCGCGACCTCGAAGACGACATCCGCCGCGTGCGCATTGCCCGCGAAGTCATCGGCCCGGATCGCAAACTGATGATCGACGCCAACCAGGTGTGGGAAACCGACGAGGCGATCCCGTGGGTGAATGCCCTCGCCTTTGCCAAACCCTGGTTTATCGAAGAACCGACCAGCCCGGACGACATCGAAGGTCACCGCAAAATCCGTCAGGGCGTTGCGCCGGTTAAGGTCGCCACCGGCGAAATGTGCCAGAACCGCATCATGTTCAAGCAGTTCATTATGCGCGAAGCCATCGACGTGGTGCAGATTGATGCCTGCCGTATGGGCGGCGTCAATGAGGTGCTGGCCGTGATGCTGATGGCCGCCAAATACAATCTGCCGGTGTGTCCGCACGCGGGCGGCGTCGGGTTATGCGAATACGTACAACACCTGTCAATGATTGATTATCTGTGCATCGCCGGTACTCATGAAGGCCGCGTCATCGAATACGTTGACCATCTTCACGAGCATTTTGTGCATCCGTGTGACATCCGTGGCGCGGCCTATATGCCACCGCAGGCACCGGGATTCTCTATCGAGATGCATCAGGCGTCGGTCGAAAGATACCGCCATCACACCTGA
- a CDS encoding amidohydrolase family protein: MIRIDSHQHFWRYTPQDYRWISDEMAVLKQDFLPETLKNTLQRHDIQGTVLVQACPSAGETRWLLELAEHTDFVRAVTGWVDMSSSALQRDLDAISHPLLRGFRHQVQDEPSPAQWLADPAINAGIRQIQRQDYVYEILVTHRHLRDAVQFAARHDGHFLVLDHLGKPDLSLGAAYWKKQIAPLAALEHVSCKLSGLLTEPRPGGMSARDLLPYFDAALEVFGTGRLMFGSDWPVCLLAGGDENPWNLWQQATGSLSSDEQAALYGGNACTVYRLQEMTDESASAK, translated from the coding sequence ATGATACGCATCGACAGCCACCAGCATTTCTGGCGCTACACCCCGCAGGATTACCGCTGGATAAGCGATGAAATGGCGGTGCTGAAACAGGATTTTTTGCCGGAAACGCTGAAGAATACGTTACAACGTCACGATATTCAGGGCACGGTTCTGGTTCAGGCGTGCCCTTCAGCCGGTGAAACCCGCTGGCTGCTGGAACTTGCAGAACACACTGACTTTGTGCGTGCCGTGACCGGCTGGGTGGATATGTCCTCATCCGCGCTGCAACGGGATCTGGACGCTATTTCGCACCCGCTGCTGCGCGGATTTCGTCATCAGGTTCAGGACGAACCTTCGCCCGCGCAATGGCTGGCGGATCCGGCCATTAATGCCGGTATTCGCCAGATTCAGCGGCAGGACTATGTCTATGAAATTCTGGTGACGCACCGCCATCTGCGCGATGCCGTGCAGTTTGCGGCCAGGCATGACGGACATTTTCTGGTGCTCGATCACCTCGGCAAGCCGGATCTCAGCCTGGGCGCGGCGTACTGGAAGAAACAGATTGCGCCGCTGGCGGCACTGGAACACGTCAGTTGCAAGCTCTCCGGGCTGCTGACCGAGCCACGCCCGGGGGGGATGTCAGCCCGCGATCTGTTGCCGTATTTCGATGCCGCACTGGAGGTTTTCGGCACCGGACGCCTGATGTTTGGCTCTGACTGGCCGGTGTGTTTACTGGCAGGCGGGGATGAAAATCCGTGGAATTTATGGCAACAGGCCACGGGGTCACTCAGTTCTGACGAGCAGGCAGCCCTTTATGGCGGCAATGCCTGCACGGTTTACCGATTACAGGAAATGACTGATGAATCTGCATCTGCAAAATAA
- a CDS encoding SDR family oxidoreductase, which yields MNLHLQNKVVMVTGGGSGIGAAISLTLAEEGAIPVIISNTEPANELMHKLQQLSPQASFVLTELRDEASCKAAVNEVLTRYGSIDGLVNNAGANDSVGLEAGREAFVQSLEQNLIHYYLMAHLSLNALRASRGAIVNISSKTALTGQGNTSGYASAKGGILALTREWAAALLGDGIRVNAVIPAEVMTPLYERWIKSFDHPEEKLQQITSHIPLEQRMTTPQEIANTVVFLLSSRTSHTTGQWLTVDGGYMHLDRALT from the coding sequence ATGAATCTGCATCTGCAAAATAAAGTGGTGATGGTCACCGGTGGCGGGTCCGGCATTGGCGCGGCGATTTCGCTGACGCTGGCGGAAGAAGGCGCGATTCCGGTGATCATCAGCAATACCGAACCGGCCAATGAACTGATGCATAAACTGCAACAGCTTTCGCCACAGGCCAGTTTTGTACTGACTGAACTGCGCGACGAAGCCAGTTGCAAGGCGGCGGTGAATGAGGTGCTGACCCGCTACGGCAGTATCGACGGGCTGGTGAACAATGCCGGTGCGAATGACAGCGTCGGGCTGGAGGCAGGTCGTGAGGCCTTTGTGCAGTCGCTCGAACAGAACCTGATCCATTATTACCTGATGGCGCACCTGAGCCTGAACGCCCTGCGCGCCAGCCGGGGAGCTATCGTCAATATCAGCTCGAAAACCGCGTTAACCGGACAAGGCAACACCAGCGGTTACGCCTCGGCGAAAGGCGGCATTCTGGCGCTGACCCGCGAATGGGCAGCGGCGCTGCTCGGTGACGGCATCCGCGTGAACGCCGTGATCCCGGCGGAAGTCATGACGCCGCTGTACGAACGCTGGATCAAAAGCTTCGACCATCCCGAAGAAAAGCTGCAACAAATCACCTCGCATATTCCGCTGGAGCAGCGCATGACCACGCCGCAGGAAATCGCCAACACCGTGGTGTTCCTGCTCTCTTCCCGCACCTCGCACACCACCGGCCAGTGGCTGACGGTGGACGGCGGTTATATGCATCTCGACCGGGCCTTAACATGA